One stretch of Streptomyces sp. NBC_00443 DNA includes these proteins:
- a CDS encoding NlpC/P60 family protein: MRLLVAALVTVMSLGLPAVSATPAAAAPGCAPLQSGASAAAQAAVEVACRYVGQQYAWGGGHAQGVPGPSQGQVDRTDPASYADPELWSFDCIGLVRWAWYKATGRDLITERTTQATFAAPGYAHTKFLKSQGSGVLLPGDIMYFGRGFGPTHVALYLGNGKMVEAPQSGSNIQVNDISARWDRFQGAFRPHAGVTPMVWSWDGRGGFHKTWGQPNLRQNSNTSSGINFTNGNGISVKVRVLCQRVGERSTVDGMVNNVWSFLPDYHSWISNLFVQGPAVLKDVPSCGDYPEIGGTLAGAENNTSCGDGTEPNSAGAWTAKSTTVFGRTVELRYSSTTQCAWGRIIGGTVGDEIWVDRSADGGETWDSMLGFTTITSGNDAYTTQWNDAGLVMRACGTNGPGGAIACTGWF, from the coding sequence GTGCGGCTCCTCGTGGCCGCGCTCGTGACGGTGATGAGTCTCGGCCTGCCGGCCGTGTCGGCCACTCCGGCGGCCGCCGCCCCGGGGTGCGCGCCGCTCCAGTCCGGTGCGAGCGCGGCGGCGCAAGCGGCCGTCGAGGTGGCGTGCCGGTACGTCGGTCAGCAGTACGCCTGGGGTGGCGGTCACGCACAGGGAGTGCCCGGTCCGAGTCAGGGCCAGGTCGACCGCACGGACCCCGCCTCGTACGCGGACCCGGAGCTGTGGAGCTTCGACTGCATCGGCCTGGTGCGCTGGGCCTGGTACAAGGCGACCGGCCGGGACCTCATCACCGAGCGCACGACGCAGGCCACCTTCGCGGCGCCGGGATACGCGCACACGAAGTTCCTGAAGTCGCAGGGGTCGGGCGTTCTGCTGCCCGGCGACATCATGTACTTCGGCCGTGGCTTCGGCCCGACGCACGTCGCGCTCTATCTCGGCAACGGCAAGATGGTCGAGGCGCCTCAGTCGGGCTCGAACATCCAGGTCAACGACATCAGTGCCCGCTGGGATCGCTTCCAGGGCGCTTTCCGCCCGCACGCCGGCGTCACGCCGATGGTCTGGTCCTGGGACGGCCGCGGCGGCTTCCACAAGACTTGGGGCCAGCCCAACCTGCGGCAGAACTCGAACACGAGCAGCGGCATCAACTTCACCAACGGCAACGGCATCTCCGTGAAGGTGCGGGTGCTGTGCCAGCGGGTGGGCGAGCGGTCCACGGTCGACGGCATGGTGAACAACGTCTGGTCGTTCCTGCCGGATTACCACAGCTGGATCAGCAACCTCTTCGTACAGGGTCCGGCCGTGCTCAAGGATGTGCCGTCCTGCGGTGACTACCCGGAAATCGGCGGCACACTGGCCGGCGCGGAGAACAACACGTCCTGCGGGGACGGTACGGAGCCCAACTCCGCGGGCGCCTGGACGGCCAAGTCGACCACCGTCTTCGGCCGCACCGTGGAGCTGCGCTACAGCAGCACCACCCAGTGCGCCTGGGGCCGCATCATCGGCGGCACGGTCGGCGACGAGATCTGGGTCGACCGCAGCGCCGACGGGGGCGAGACCTGGGACTCGATGCTCGGCTTCACCACCATCACCTCGGGCAACGACGCGTACACCACCCAGTGGAACGACGCCGGCCTCGTCATGCGGGCCTGCGGCACCAACGGCCCGGGCGGCGCCATCGCATGCACCGGCTGGTTCTGA
- a CDS encoding leishmanolysin-related zinc metalloendopeptidase, translating into MGRQINYAFETYRAVADSDRAAELAATTSPFQIEVRFLGGLTNSQKSVFAEAADRWARVIVGDLETAIINDLTGRVVIDDLLIDAEGVPIDGVNNVPNILGQAGPTRFRSDSAASGAGLPVKGRMRFDSADLAQMEEEGSLLDVITHEMGHVLGIGTVWKDFGFLKNFPGLDPTFVGPEAMKEFGRLTGEGPEPVPVANVGGPGSAGGHWRESVFDNELMSPNIDGSNNPLSRLTVASLGDLGYTVDLDAAQDYELPNLLEIARSGRVPTSAPEHVVLPTIPTRVPAERP; encoded by the coding sequence ATGGGCAGGCAGATCAATTACGCCTTTGAAACGTACAGGGCGGTCGCTGACAGCGACCGCGCCGCGGAACTCGCCGCGACCACGTCTCCCTTCCAGATCGAGGTGCGGTTCCTCGGAGGGCTGACAAACAGCCAGAAGAGCGTCTTCGCCGAAGCCGCGGACCGTTGGGCGCGCGTCATAGTGGGAGATCTGGAGACCGCGATCATCAACGACCTCACCGGCAGGGTCGTGATCGACGATCTCCTGATCGACGCCGAGGGGGTGCCGATCGACGGCGTGAACAACGTCCCCAATATCCTCGGGCAGGCCGGCCCGACGCGATTCCGGAGCGACAGCGCGGCCAGCGGGGCGGGACTTCCCGTGAAGGGGCGCATGAGGTTCGACAGCGCCGACCTTGCCCAGATGGAAGAGGAGGGCTCACTCCTCGACGTCATCACGCACGAGATGGGGCACGTACTGGGAATCGGAACCGTCTGGAAGGACTTCGGATTCCTCAAGAACTTCCCCGGCCTCGACCCGACCTTTGTCGGACCCGAAGCCATGAAGGAGTTCGGCAGGCTCACCGGAGAAGGGCCCGAACCGGTGCCGGTCGCCAATGTCGGCGGCCCCGGAAGCGCCGGCGGGCACTGGCGTGAGAGCGTCTTCGACAACGAGCTGATGTCGCCGAACATCGACGGCAGCAACAACCCCCTGAGCCGGCTGACGGTCGCGAGCCTGGGGGACCTCGGATACACGGTCGATCTCGACGCCGCACAGGACTACGAGCTCCCGAATCTTCTCGAGATCGCACGCTCCGGCCGCGTCCCGACCTCGGCGCCGGAGCATGTGGTGCTCCCGACCATCCCGACCCGCGTACCGGCCGAAAGGCCCTGA
- a CDS encoding DNA/RNA non-specific endonuclease yields the protein MAAKKRASANPRPSARGQDKLIGDLKQFIRTRGPGYLSDPNVSSIGIGYKEQSGKQGKELALQFTVDKKVRPEGLEELSTAEIPEVIDIGGGVKVPTDVVQRSYKPHFLVVAEGETPERQKRVNPIRPGVSVGNVKVSAGTFGCIAFDRNDGSPCLLSNWHVLNGRKGELGDVVVQPGKGDDSRIALNRLGTLQRAHLGRGGDCAVSTVTDRDFDMDILDLDVTPTKLGEPQIGDKVVKSGRTTGVTHGVVRRPFAIVSINYGAPVGVREIECFEIGPDPRRRADGGEISLPGDSGSVWMFTSRTGKSTDVMAGLHFGGESDEDPEERALACFPQAVFDELKITLAQPDPESLETMTGYDPGFLAVQIGIPRLNPSIKEDAVRLNGSEVVPYTHFSLALSSARRFAIWVAWNIDGGTLKKLDRTGIDFVKDPRLPAAAQVSNELYKGRNNRLDRGHIARRADVVWGSLPEAKKANRDSFFYTNITPQMDDFNQSGRNGIWGHLEDAVFEDVRVDELKVSVFGGPVFHEDDRVFRGVRLPREFWKVLVFSEDGKLKCKAFLLTQNLDVPEALELDEFRVFQVKLSEIRTRTHLRFPTEMTAADTLVAPEALEDRTPLERQSDIDWS from the coding sequence ATGGCTGCCAAGAAGCGTGCCTCCGCCAATCCCAGGCCCTCCGCAAGAGGCCAGGACAAGCTGATCGGCGACCTCAAGCAGTTCATCCGTACCCGGGGGCCGGGCTACCTCAGTGACCCGAACGTGTCCTCGATCGGTATCGGGTACAAGGAGCAGAGCGGGAAACAGGGCAAGGAACTGGCCCTTCAGTTCACGGTCGACAAGAAGGTCCGGCCGGAGGGACTGGAAGAGCTGAGCACTGCCGAGATCCCCGAGGTCATCGACATCGGTGGCGGCGTCAAGGTGCCGACGGATGTCGTCCAGCGCTCCTACAAGCCGCACTTCCTCGTGGTGGCCGAGGGTGAGACGCCCGAGCGGCAGAAGCGCGTCAACCCGATTCGTCCCGGTGTGAGCGTCGGCAACGTCAAGGTGAGCGCCGGCACCTTCGGGTGCATCGCCTTCGACAGGAACGACGGCTCGCCCTGCCTGCTGAGCAACTGGCACGTGTTGAACGGTCGGAAGGGCGAGCTCGGCGACGTGGTCGTGCAGCCCGGCAAGGGCGACGACAGCCGCATCGCGCTGAATCGTCTCGGCACGCTCCAACGCGCCCACCTGGGGCGGGGCGGCGACTGCGCCGTGTCGACGGTTACGGACCGTGATTTCGACATGGACATCCTCGATCTCGATGTCACGCCGACGAAGCTGGGCGAACCGCAGATCGGTGACAAGGTCGTCAAGAGCGGCCGTACCACCGGGGTCACGCACGGCGTGGTGAGGAGGCCGTTCGCCATCGTCAGTATCAACTACGGCGCGCCGGTCGGAGTGCGCGAGATCGAATGCTTCGAGATAGGCCCAGACCCCAGGCGTCGGGCGGACGGCGGCGAGATCAGCCTGCCCGGCGACTCCGGATCGGTCTGGATGTTCACGTCCCGCACCGGCAAGTCCACGGACGTCATGGCCGGTCTGCACTTCGGTGGTGAGTCGGACGAGGACCCCGAGGAGCGCGCGCTCGCCTGCTTCCCCCAGGCGGTCTTCGACGAACTTAAGATCACCCTCGCACAGCCGGACCCCGAATCGCTGGAGACCATGACCGGGTACGACCCGGGCTTCCTCGCGGTACAGATCGGCATCCCGCGGCTCAACCCGTCGATCAAGGAGGACGCCGTCCGGCTCAACGGGTCGGAGGTGGTCCCCTACACGCACTTCTCGCTGGCCCTCAGCTCGGCGCGACGCTTCGCCATCTGGGTGGCCTGGAACATCGACGGTGGCACCCTCAAGAAGCTCGACCGTACGGGCATCGACTTCGTCAAGGATCCAAGACTTCCGGCCGCCGCACAGGTCAGTAACGAGTTGTACAAGGGCCGCAACAACCGACTCGACCGCGGCCACATCGCGCGCCGCGCCGACGTGGTGTGGGGCTCGCTGCCCGAGGCGAAGAAGGCCAACAGGGACTCGTTCTTCTACACCAACATCACTCCGCAGATGGACGATTTCAACCAGAGCGGGCGGAACGGCATCTGGGGCCACCTCGAGGACGCGGTTTTCGAAGACGTCCGTGTCGACGAGCTCAAGGTCAGCGTGTTCGGCGGTCCGGTCTTCCACGAGGACGACCGTGTCTTCCGTGGCGTCAGGCTCCCGCGGGAGTTCTGGAAGGTGCTCGTCTTCTCCGAGGACGGCAAGCTCAAGTGCAAGGCGTTCCTGCTGACGCAGAACCTGGATGTGCCCGAAGCCCTCGAACTGGACGAGTTCCGGGTGTTCCAGGTCAAGCTGTCCGAGATCCGTACGCGGACCCACCTGCGCTTCCCCACCGAGATGACCGCGGCGGACACACTGGTGGCCCCGGAGGCCCTGGAGGATCGGACGCCGCTGGAGCGTCAGTCCGACATCGACTGGAGCTAG
- a CDS encoding PP2C family protein-serine/threonine phosphatase produces MVPRRLKDDRWFQEPRHVLLAVPIMMIVIVTVVDILAPPSVHLGPFLVAAPAVTASFAGPRTTACVGAVAVAAQAVVAVVRTSITDLNHSSQLIILILMSAFATSFAARRERHERELSQLRSVATAAQEVVLKPLPQRVGSLRIASVYLAAESEAQLGGDLYAAARTAHGTRIVIGDVRGKGMEAVGDAALLLGAFRGAAHRQADLPALMTFLEGTVSSDLDDPAALDIATEDRGEAFITAAALDIPDDEPVLHLINCGHPSPLLLRRGHVSPLEVRDPAPPLGLTEFVDTELSEEEFAFEYGDIVLLYTDGVIEARDGAGAFYPLAERLAGKADKNPHALLAHLRKDLMRHVGGHLGDDAAMVAIERMPRRS; encoded by the coding sequence ATGGTTCCGAGACGCCTCAAGGATGATCGTTGGTTCCAGGAGCCACGTCATGTGCTGCTGGCGGTGCCGATCATGATGATCGTGATCGTCACGGTGGTCGACATCCTGGCTCCACCCAGCGTCCACCTCGGGCCGTTCCTGGTGGCCGCGCCCGCCGTCACGGCGTCGTTCGCCGGTCCCCGGACAACCGCGTGCGTCGGCGCTGTCGCCGTAGCGGCCCAGGCCGTGGTCGCTGTCGTGCGTACCAGCATCACCGACCTGAACCACTCCTCTCAGCTGATCATTCTGATCCTGATGTCAGCGTTCGCGACCTCTTTCGCCGCCCGGCGTGAGCGTCATGAAAGGGAACTGAGTCAGCTGCGGTCGGTTGCGACGGCCGCGCAAGAGGTGGTGCTCAAGCCGCTTCCCCAGCGTGTCGGCTCGTTGCGCATCGCGTCGGTCTACCTGGCCGCCGAATCCGAGGCGCAGCTGGGCGGCGATCTGTACGCCGCCGCTCGTACGGCACACGGAACCCGGATCGTCATCGGCGACGTCAGAGGCAAGGGCATGGAAGCCGTCGGAGATGCCGCCCTCCTGCTCGGCGCTTTCCGGGGCGCGGCCCACAGGCAGGCCGATCTTCCGGCGCTCATGACCTTTCTCGAGGGAACCGTCTCATCGGACCTGGACGACCCTGCGGCGCTCGACATCGCGACCGAGGATCGCGGCGAGGCGTTCATCACTGCCGCCGCGCTGGACATCCCGGACGACGAGCCGGTCCTTCACCTGATCAACTGCGGACACCCCTCGCCTCTGCTGCTGCGTCGCGGCCACGTCAGTCCCCTCGAAGTACGCGACCCTGCACCACCCCTCGGCCTCACCGAGTTCGTGGACACCGAGCTGTCCGAAGAAGAGTTCGCCTTCGAGTACGGCGACATCGTCCTTCTCTACACGGACGGTGTCATCGAGGCCCGCGACGGCGCAGGCGCCTTCTACCCGCTCGCGGAACGGCTGGCCGGCAAGGCGGACAAAAATCCCCACGCCCTCCTGGCCCACCTGCGCAAGGACCTGATGCGGCACGTCGGCGGACACCTGGGCGACGATGCCGCCATGGTGGCGATCGAGCGCATGCCGCGGCGCTCCTGA
- a CDS encoding ABC transporter permease, protein MSDLSKPPPAPAAGPDPVPRAGPGRQRRSGIGVGVVLLPSAGLLVALGVWWLLTSALEVIHPAVLPPPGAVLSAFTAAPGRFLEHTGDTTVETVVGFVLSSACGVLIGLSLAGSRVLERMFTPLLVAVNAVPKIALGPLLVGALGWGQKPVLTMVFLLCFFPIVLSTATGLTSTPADLAELARSLDASRWQAFRKVRLPAALPQIFVGLKVAMPLAAIGAVIGEFQAGESGLGFLIVQAGGVGDTATAWAAIILIGLMSILLYFALVLLERIALPWVRETTSRG, encoded by the coding sequence GTGAGCGACCTCTCGAAGCCGCCGCCCGCCCCGGCAGCGGGCCCTGATCCAGTCCCGCGAGCCGGACCGGGACGGCAGCGCAGATCCGGCATCGGCGTCGGCGTCGTGCTGCTGCCGTCGGCCGGGCTGCTGGTCGCGCTCGGTGTGTGGTGGCTGCTCACATCGGCGCTGGAGGTGATCCACCCGGCAGTGCTTCCTCCGCCCGGTGCCGTGCTCTCGGCGTTCACCGCAGCGCCGGGCCGGTTCCTGGAGCACACCGGCGACACCACGGTGGAGACCGTCGTCGGGTTCGTTCTCTCCAGCGCCTGCGGAGTTCTGATCGGGCTGTCGCTGGCGGGCTCGCGGGTCCTGGAGCGAATGTTCACGCCGCTACTGGTCGCCGTGAACGCGGTTCCGAAGATCGCGCTCGGGCCGCTGCTGGTGGGGGCGCTCGGCTGGGGGCAGAAGCCGGTGCTGACCATGGTCTTCCTGCTCTGCTTCTTCCCGATCGTGCTGTCCACCGCGACCGGCCTCACGTCGACCCCGGCGGACCTGGCCGAGTTGGCGCGCTCGCTGGACGCCTCCCGCTGGCAGGCGTTCCGGAAGGTACGGTTGCCCGCCGCGCTGCCGCAGATCTTCGTCGGGCTGAAGGTGGCCATGCCGCTCGCCGCGATCGGCGCGGTCATCGGCGAGTTCCAGGCCGGTGAGAGCGGGCTGGGCTTTCTGATCGTGCAGGCGGGCGGGGTCGGCGACACCGCCACCGCCTGGGCCGCGATCATCCTGATCGGGCTGATGAGCATCCTGCTCTACTTCGCTCTGGTGTTGTTGGAGAGGATCGCGCTGCCCTGGGTGAGGGAAACCACCTCGCGCGGCTGA
- a CDS encoding ABC transporter substrate-binding protein yields MNRFARTVAAVALATALALVSGCGGSDSDAGAGDDDKALKKVTYLTSFGNFGRDSYAWVAKDKGYFEEAGFDVEIKPGQGTGGIIPAVVSGQAQFGPIDLTGGLLHMGRGQAKDFVAVAAIQQHTMAAIATTEGNGIAAPKDLEGKRLADTPGSVVRNLFPTYARLAGVDAAKVTWVNGEAQTLMGTLASGSVDGIGQFVVGKPTVEAVTKKKAVLLPYSDVMPDLYGNVLVTSTKIAERDPEMVKRFTGALLKGLEYSLAHTKEASEILKRNVDATNPAAAAAELELMAEYVKPDGSGTAIGTVDSARVARSIAILEDAGTLPKGMTADRIIDFDLVPKG; encoded by the coding sequence ATGAACAGGTTCGCCCGTACGGTCGCCGCGGTGGCCCTGGCCACGGCGCTGGCACTGGTCTCGGGATGTGGCGGCTCGGACTCCGACGCAGGTGCCGGTGACGACGACAAGGCGCTGAAGAAGGTCACCTATCTGACGTCGTTCGGCAACTTCGGCCGGGACTCGTACGCCTGGGTCGCAAAGGACAAGGGGTACTTCGAAGAGGCCGGCTTCGATGTGGAGATCAAGCCGGGACAGGGCACCGGGGGCATCATTCCGGCGGTGGTGAGTGGCCAGGCGCAGTTCGGGCCCATCGACCTGACGGGCGGTCTGCTGCACATGGGCCGTGGCCAGGCGAAGGACTTCGTCGCGGTGGCCGCCATCCAGCAGCACACCATGGCCGCGATCGCCACGACCGAGGGCAACGGCATCGCCGCGCCGAAGGACCTCGAGGGCAAACGGCTCGCCGACACGCCGGGCTCCGTCGTGCGCAACCTCTTCCCGACGTATGCCCGCCTGGCCGGAGTGGACGCCGCCAAGGTGACCTGGGTCAATGGTGAGGCACAAACGCTGATGGGCACGCTCGCCAGCGGTTCGGTGGACGGCATCGGCCAGTTCGTGGTGGGTAAGCCGACCGTCGAGGCGGTGACCAAGAAGAAGGCCGTCCTGCTGCCGTACAGCGACGTGATGCCCGATCTCTACGGGAACGTACTGGTCACGTCCACGAAGATCGCCGAGCGGGATCCGGAGATGGTGAAGCGGTTCACCGGTGCGCTGCTCAAGGGTTTGGAGTACAGCCTCGCCCACACGAAGGAGGCCTCCGAGATCCTGAAGCGGAACGTGGACGCCACGAACCCGGCTGCCGCGGCTGCCGAGTTGGAGTTGATGGCCGAGTACGTGAAGCCGGACGGTTCGGGTACGGCAATCGGGACGGTGGACTCCGCGCGGGTCGCGAGGAGCATCGCGATCCTGGAGGACGCGGGCACACTGCCGAAGGGAATGACCGCTGACCGGATCATCGACTTCGACCTCGTGCCGAAGGGCTGA
- a CDS encoding ABC transporter ATP-binding protein yields the protein MIRLTGVSRSFTGRSGSTAALQDIGLHIAEGEFVAVVGRSGCGKSTLLRLIAGLLPVTAGEITIGGEQVDGARRDVAMLFQRPALLPWRSVLDNVLLPVEIFGWRRSEHRDRAYRLLETAGLSGFETYRPHELSGGMQQRVALCRSLMGEPRVLLMDEPFSALDALTRADLAVELQRIHIENASTVVFVTHSIDEAVLLADRVVVLSPRPGRIRKIVDIAIPRPRTLGRTAHLDEVARCTADLHELLMERDISTPVETEG from the coding sequence ATGATCAGACTCACCGGTGTGTCCCGGAGCTTCACCGGCCGGTCCGGTTCGACAGCGGCGCTCCAGGACATCGGACTTCACATCGCCGAGGGCGAGTTCGTGGCGGTGGTGGGCCGGTCCGGGTGCGGCAAGTCCACACTGCTCCGGCTGATCGCCGGGCTGCTGCCGGTCACCGCGGGCGAGATCACCATCGGCGGCGAACAGGTCGACGGAGCCAGGCGGGATGTCGCCATGCTGTTCCAGCGGCCGGCCCTGCTGCCCTGGCGGTCCGTCCTCGACAACGTCCTGCTGCCCGTGGAGATCTTCGGCTGGCGCAGGTCCGAGCACCGCGACCGGGCGTACCGGCTGCTGGAGACGGCCGGACTGAGCGGCTTCGAGACGTACCGGCCGCACGAACTCTCCGGCGGTATGCAGCAGCGCGTCGCACTGTGCCGGTCGCTGATGGGCGAGCCCCGGGTGCTGCTCATGGACGAGCCGTTCTCCGCACTCGACGCGCTGACCCGCGCGGACCTCGCGGTGGAGCTGCAACGCATCCACATCGAGAACGCGTCCACAGTCGTCTTCGTCACCCACTCGATAGACGAGGCCGTGCTGCTCGCCGACCGGGTGGTCGTGCTCAGCCCGCGCCCGGGCCGGATCCGCAAGATCGTCGACATCGCCATTCCCCGGCCGAGGACGCTGGGCCGAACCGCGCACCTGGACGAAGTGGCCCGGTGCACCGCCGATCTGCACGAGCTGCTGATGGAGCGGGACATATCCACGCCGGTCGAAACGGAGGGGTGA
- a CDS encoding LLM class F420-dependent oxidoreductase — protein sequence MTARICVFTEPHRGADYEDQLRFAQLVEACGFEGFFRADHYQAMGADPGLPGPTDAWLTLGALARETSRIRLGTLVTSATFRLPGPLAVTVAQVDRMSGGRVELGLGAGWYEREHTSYGIPFPPAPERFDRLEEQLAVISGLWRTPAGEHFSYHGDHYQLRDAPALPKPVQVPGPPIIVGGRGTKRTPQLAARYADEFNMPFKSVAETARAYRRVAEACERTGRADAGRPPLVLSTGVVVAIGHTDAEAQRRAAPLHVKSALPPEDPVIGSPAQLVDRIGEFSAIGTDRFHLRLIDFTDLDHLELIAGEVLPQL from the coding sequence ATGACCGCGCGGATCTGCGTCTTCACCGAGCCGCACCGCGGCGCCGACTACGAGGATCAGCTGCGCTTCGCGCAACTCGTCGAAGCCTGCGGGTTCGAGGGGTTCTTCCGGGCCGATCACTACCAGGCGATGGGTGCCGATCCCGGGCTGCCCGGCCCCACCGACGCCTGGCTCACGCTGGGCGCGCTCGCCCGGGAGACCTCCCGGATCCGGCTGGGCACCCTGGTCACCTCTGCCACCTTCCGGCTACCGGGCCCGCTGGCCGTGACGGTGGCGCAGGTGGACCGGATGAGCGGGGGACGGGTCGAGCTGGGCCTCGGCGCCGGTTGGTACGAACGGGAGCACACCTCGTACGGCATCCCGTTCCCGCCCGCCCCGGAGCGCTTCGACCGGCTGGAGGAGCAACTGGCCGTGATCAGCGGCCTGTGGCGAACACCGGCCGGCGAGCACTTCAGCTACCACGGTGACCATTACCAACTGCGCGACGCGCCCGCTCTGCCGAAGCCCGTGCAGGTGCCGGGGCCGCCGATCATCGTCGGGGGCCGCGGGACCAAGCGCACCCCGCAGCTGGCCGCTCGGTATGCCGACGAGTTCAACATGCCCTTCAAGTCGGTGGCAGAGACTGCCCGGGCGTACCGACGCGTTGCCGAGGCGTGCGAACGGACCGGCCGGGCAGACGCCGGTCGGCCGCCGCTGGTGCTCTCGACCGGCGTCGTGGTCGCGATCGGCCACACCGACGCAGAAGCGCAACGGCGTGCCGCGCCCCTGCACGTCAAGAGCGCGCTGCCACCGGAGGACCCGGTCATCGGATCCCCGGCCCAACTCGTCGACCGGATCGGCGAGTTCTCCGCAATCGGCACCGACCGCTTCCACCTCCGACTGATCGACTTCACCGACCTAGACCACCTGGAACTCATCGCCGGCGAGGTGCTTCCGCAGCTGTAG
- a CDS encoding protein kinase domain-containing protein, giving the protein MRRLDPTDPPAIGGYPLLARLGAGGMGQVFLSRTASGRPLALKTVRTEFGLDPGFEQRFAREIASSDQVRSPWTVSVVDYSPAGHRPQWLATEYVAAPSLADWVACDGPLPESAVRALAAELAEGLRAVHRSADRSVT; this is encoded by the coding sequence ATGAGACGCCTGGATCCCACCGATCCGCCGGCCATCGGCGGCTACCCGCTGCTGGCGAGACTCGGCGCCGGCGGAATGGGGCAGGTGTTTCTCTCCCGCACCGCGTCGGGTCGTCCGCTGGCGCTCAAGACCGTACGCACCGAGTTCGGCCTTGACCCCGGGTTCGAGCAGCGCTTCGCCCGCGAGATCGCCAGCAGCGACCAGGTGCGCTCCCCGTGGACCGTGTCGGTCGTCGACTACAGCCCCGCGGGGCACCGGCCGCAATGGCTGGCCACGGAGTACGTGGCCGCGCCTTCCCTCGCGGACTGGGTGGCCTGCGACGGGCCGCTGCCCGAGTCCGCCGTGAGGGCTCTGGCGGCGGAACTCGCCGAGGGGCTGCGGGCCGTGCACCGGTCGGCAGACAGATCAGTCACGTGA
- a CDS encoding low temperature requirement protein A: MSDSAPEPRPVKAEAVPLGTGTRRWLFRPPRRHGEVDTSRSVSFLELFYDLVYVVLVGQAAHTLAEDFSWRGTATFAVVFGLIWIAWLNGTLFYELHGREDGHTRSLIFVQMLLLSLMAVYVGHADGDDGRTLAALYALLLALLTYQWYSVYRQDEPELRRTPRRYLIVMVAGIIAIAASVPLSADGRLVVWAVFVVAWCGVECVILIFWRRAPSYGVVTEPMVERFGLFIIIVLGEVVIGVVNGLTDTERSTLVTTTGLLGLAIGFGFWWNYADLVSRRLPRESGHSLATWIFTHLPMAMAVAAAGAGMVGLVEHATDHRTPAALSRLMGGSVAVMLLTTVVLVPTLADYDRYPAVYKSVQAVLVTAAVVALLAGWSRPAPWLLALILLLLLSATWVFAFVRWLRQGSLINERSAD; encoded by the coding sequence ATGTCCGACAGCGCCCCCGAGCCCCGTCCTGTCAAAGCAGAGGCAGTCCCCCTGGGCACCGGTACCCGCCGATGGCTCTTCCGCCCGCCGCGGCGCCACGGCGAGGTCGACACCAGTCGCAGCGTCAGCTTCCTGGAGCTCTTCTACGACCTCGTCTACGTCGTCCTGGTCGGGCAGGCGGCCCACACCCTGGCCGAGGACTTCTCCTGGCGAGGCACGGCAACGTTCGCAGTGGTCTTCGGGCTGATCTGGATCGCCTGGCTGAACGGCACACTCTTCTACGAGCTGCACGGCCGCGAAGACGGTCACACCCGCTCGCTGATCTTCGTGCAGATGCTGCTGCTGTCCCTCATGGCGGTCTACGTCGGCCACGCCGACGGCGACGACGGCCGCACCCTGGCGGCCCTGTACGCGCTGCTGCTGGCTCTGCTGACGTACCAGTGGTACTCCGTGTACCGACAGGACGAACCGGAGCTGCGCAGGACGCCCCGCCGCTATCTGATCGTCATGGTCGCGGGCATCATCGCGATCGCGGCTTCGGTACCGCTGTCGGCCGACGGCCGTCTCGTAGTCTGGGCGGTGTTCGTCGTCGCGTGGTGCGGCGTGGAGTGCGTCATCCTCATCTTCTGGCGCAGAGCGCCGAGTTACGGCGTCGTGACCGAGCCCATGGTCGAACGCTTCGGGCTGTTCATCATCATCGTGCTCGGCGAAGTCGTCATCGGTGTCGTGAACGGCCTGACGGACACCGAACGCAGCACACTCGTCACGACGACGGGCCTGCTCGGGCTCGCCATCGGCTTCGGCTTCTGGTGGAACTACGCCGACTTGGTGTCCAGACGGCTGCCTCGCGAGTCCGGTCACTCCCTGGCGACGTGGATCTTCACTCACCTGCCGATGGCCATGGCCGTGGCGGCGGCCGGTGCGGGCATGGTCGGACTCGTGGAGCACGCCACCGATCACCGGACACCAGCCGCCCTGAGTCGGCTGATGGGCGGGTCCGTGGCCGTAATGCTGCTCACCACCGTGGTGCTTGTGCCCACCCTGGCGGACTACGACCGCTACCCCGCCGTCTACAAGTCGGTCCAAGCCGTGCTCGTCACGGCAGCCGTCGTCGCCCTCCTCGCCGGCTGGTCCCGCCCCGCCCCCTGGCTCCTGGCCCTCATCCTGTTGCTCCTCCTCTCCGCGACCTGGGTCTTCGCATTCGTGCGATGGCTGAGACAGGGCTCCCTGATCAACGAGAGGTCAGCCGACTGA